A segment of the Homoserinimonas aerilata genome:
CAGCGCGACGGTGGTCGACACGGTCACCGTGACCGTGCCCTGCCGGGTGAGGCAGGCATCCGGTCGCGGCAGGCAGTCGATGGTCACGCTGGCGGCTGCGTCGTCGATGCCGTAGTCGGCGAGCGCGAAACGCACGGCCACTTCGGTGCGGTGCCGTGCGGTGGCGCTGTCGACGGAGTCGACGTACACGCGGGCGGCCTGGCGGGCGCCTCCTTCGACGGCGAGCGCCGCCGCCTGCAGCGAGCCGAGCGCGACCACCAGGTAGACGAGCGGAACCAGCAGCAGCATGCCTGCGGTGATGAACTCGAGCGAGGCGGAACCCTCTTCTGCCGCGAGGGCCTCACTCCAGCGTTTCCAGCGCCGCATGCCCGCTCACCTCCAGTCCGTGGCTGATGCCGATGAGTCCGATGAGGGGCAGTGGTGCCCGCACCGTGACGACTGCGGCCGGATGCCCGAGGTGCGTCTGCGAGGTGACGGTAACGTCGCCCGCATAGCCGGGGCCGATGGCGGTCGTGATGAGCTCCTGTGTGCGCCGCGCCCCGTCGGAGAGTTCGTTGTCGGCCAGGGATGCGTAGCGGGCACCCTCAGAGGCCGCGTCGAGCACGGTGTTGCGGATGTGCAGCGCGAGGGCGAGTTGCATGACCGACAGTGTGAGCACGGTGAGCAGCGCAGCGACCATGACGAATTCTGCGGGTGCGGAGCCCCGTTCGGCGCGGAACAGCGCCCGCACACGGCCAGTCATCGTGGTCACCTGCTTGCCGGGGTCAGAACGATGAGACGCGCTGGATGGCCTGCTCGAAAACGCCGCTGAGGGCCGGCCCGGCGAGCGCCCAGATGATGATCACAAGACCTGCCGTCATGAGCGTTATGAGCACCCAGCCGGGCACGTCGCCCCGTTCGTCGGAGCGGATGGCGGCAAGTGCTGCAGCGGCACGGCGGCGCAGACCGGTGGGGATGATGGAGGGTGTCGTCACGATGGTTCCTTCGGCGATTCGGGGGTTGGGCGGGTGGCAGGGGTACGGCGGATGCGGGGCCTCAGAAGCCGAGCTGGAGCACGAAGACCCCAGGGAAGATGGCAAAAATTACGGTGATCGGCAGGATGAGGAAGACGAGCGGGATAAGCATCGTCACCTCTTTCTTGCCGGCCACTTCGAGCAGGTGGCGCTTGGTGTCGTCACGGGCATCCTGCGCCTGGGCCCGAAGTACTTCGGCGAGTGGGGAGCCTCGCTCGAGCGCGCCGGTGACCTGTTCGACGCAGCGGGTGAATGCGGGGAGTTGCAGCTGCCGGGCGCAGCGCGTCAGGGATTCTGAGAGCGGCAGCCCGGTGTTGACCTCGGCCAGCACACTGCCCAGTTCGCCGGACAGTTCGCCCCGGCTGACATGCGCCACCCGGCGGAGCGCGTCGAGGATGCCCTCCCCTGCGGAGAGGCTCAGGCTGAGGAACTCGAGCACGAGCGGCAGCTCGGCGGTGATGCGGGCGATGCGGGAGGCGGCCCGGCGCTGCAGGAGCCAGTCACACAGCAGCACACCCGCGACGCCGGCGACGATCACGACTGCCACGGCGAGGATCAGCGGGGTGGGCCGAAGGCTGCCGAGTACCGTCGCGAGCACCGTTCCTGTTCCCAGTCCGATGACGCCCCAGACGAGCTGCCGCGAACGGAAGGCCTCGAGGGTGAGGCGGGAGCCCGCCTGGTGGAGGCGCAGTTCGACGCTCGCGCCCCCTCCGAGTACGGAGGAGAGGATGCGACGCAGACGCGCGAGAACAGGCCCGAGGAGTGCACCCAGCACCGGAAACGCTTCGGCGTTGCGCGCCCGCTGCATCGCGTGGGCCTCTTCGGAGACGTCGGAGACGTGGGGTGCGACACGGGCGAGGAGGCGCGGGCGGGCGAAGCGGGGCACCATGCCGAGCAGCGTCCAGAGGCCGACGCCGAGGGCGATCCCGCAGGCGAGCGCCCACGGGCCGAGCCCGGTGGCGAACGAGCTCACTGGAACCACCTGCTCTCCTCCGGCAGCCGCCCGATGGCGAGCATGATGCGGTATGCGAGCACCGTGACGGCGAGGCCGCCCGCGATGAGTGCGACCCCGCCTGCGCTGTTGTAGGCGAGGGCCGCCTCGGGCCGCGAGGCGAGCAGCAGGAGCACCACCCAGGGTGCGACCGCGCCGAGCCTCGCCGCGTTCACGACCCACGACTGCCGAGCCTCCACCTCTGAGCGGATCGCGGCCTCCTGCCGAAGATAGGCGGAGAGGTTGCGCAGGACCGCGGTGAGGTCGCTGCCGCCGACCTCGCGCGACATCCGCAGTGTCTCAAGGATTCGATCGGCAACGGGGTCGGCGAGGCGCTGCTTGAGACGGTCGAGGCAGCGCGAGAAGTTCGCGGTGCTGCGATAGTCGCGCTCGAACTCCTCGAAGGCGGCGCGGGAATGCAGGGGCCCGGTGTGAGCGAGCGCTGCGAGCGCGTCGGGGAGGGAGAGCCCCGAGCGGACCGCCGAGACGAGGTGGTCGACGACGTCGGGCCAGAGCGCGCGGTTGGCCCTGCGTCGGGCGCGGGCCCGCCAGGTCACGACCGAGATCGGCACCATCCCGCCGATGACCGCAGCGGCGAGCCCGAGGGCGATGACCGGCACGAATGCCAGCACGAGCGCGCCGCAGAGAAGGGCGAGCAGCGCCGACGCCACGAGGAGCATCACCGGGGTCGCCGAGGGCAGACCGGCGAGGGCGAGCCGTTCCGCGAGCGTGGACATCAACCTGGACGTGCCGGAGTCGCGCCGCTGACGTTCCGGCCACAGCAGCGGAGAGGCCATGAGCAGCAGCCCCAGACCGAGGGCGATGCCCAAGGCGAGCGGAAGAACAAGGCGTTCGAGGGAGGTGTCGATCATGCCGCACCCGTCTCTTCCACCGGCACCGGTGTCACCGCGTGCGCCACCGCCGCGGTGCCCGGCTGCAGCAGTACGGCCGGGTCGAGCCCTGCGGCGCGGAACTTCGCCATCCGCGCCGGAAGGGCTCCCGTGGCGGCAAGCTCACCGGATCGCATCGAGAAGATGCCCGTGGAGAGGATGGCCCCGTCGTCGATCTCGCCCGTCGGGGCGATGATCTCGGTCACGCGGCGGGCGCCGTGCCGGTCGAGCTCGCAGTGCACGACTATGTCGACGACGGATGCGACGGTCGGCACAACGAAGGAGGCATCGATGTTGCGCCCGGCCAGCAGAGGCAGGATGCACAGCTTCGCCAGAGCATCCTGTGCACTGTTCGCGTGCACGCTGCACGCGCCCGGCAGGCCAGAGTTGAGCGCGATGAGCAGGTCGAGGGACTCCGCCTCGCGCACCTCTCCGACGACGAGACGGTCGGGGCGCATCCGCAGCGACTCCTTGATGAGGCGTCTCAGGGTTATCTCGCCCGTGCCCTCCAGACTGGGCTGGCGGCACTGCATGGCAACGACGTCGCGCGCGGTCACGTCGAGCTCGAAGGTCTCCTCCACGGTGACGATGCGGTCGGAGGGCCGCGCCGCCGACAGCAGCGCCCCGAGGAGCGTCGTCTTGCCCGCCTGGGTTGCGCCCGAGACGACGATGTTCTGACCGGAGAGCACGCACATCCGCAGGAATTCGGCTGCCAGTGGGGTGAGCGACCCCAGCTCGACGAGCGCCTGCAGTTGGGCGATGCGCCGCGTGAATTTGCGGATGTTCACCGCCCAGTGCTCGCGCGTCACGTCGGGGATGGTCACGTGCAGTCGCGAGGAGTCGGGCAGCGATGCGTCGACGAACGGTGAGCTCAGGTCGACGCGCCTGCCCGTGGACTGCAGCATCCTCTCGACCAGATCGCGCACCTGCGCAGGGCTCAGCACTATGCCGGTCTGCTCGGAGACCCCACCCCTGGCCACGAAGACCCTGTCGGGAGCATTGATCCAGATCTCTTCAATGTCCGGATCATCGAGCAGCGGCTGCAGCGGACCCAGGCCGACGATCGAGGCGATGACATCGCGCGCCGTGCCCTGCTCGTCGGCGAGCATCGGCAGCGTGCCGGCGAGCGCCCGCTCGCTGTAGCTGCGCACCTCGTCGCGCACGAGCCTGCCTGCCAGCTCGCGGTCTCCGCCGAGGTCGATGCCCTCCCGTCGCACGCGTTCGCGCACGCGCTCGGTGATGATCGACACAGCTTGGGACATGCCGCAATCATGCGACAGATCCTGAAACGGCCTCGAAAGTTATCCACAAGCCCCGCGGGCGACGCACCGGTCACCCCACCACGGCGTCCTCCCGCACCCCGAGCAGCCTCTCCACCAGTCCGAGGAGCACGGCGTTGCCGTCGAGCGAGAGCACCGATTCGAGGTGTCCCTGCACGGAGGCGAAACCCTCGCCCTGCACGGCGTGCACCTGCCCGCGCGGGTCGACGCTCAGTTCGACGCCGGGCAGCTCCACCCCGGCGGGCGCGAGAGCCGTGAACGTGTTGTAGAAGCCGACGGTGGCCGGGCCGCCCGGCATCGGCACGCGCAGTGCAAGCCCCTGGTGCGGGGAGGCAAGTCGCTCGATCGGCAGCCCGAGCTGCAGGCACAGCACCTGGTGACTCAGACACACCGCCAGCAGCGGCAGCCCGGATGCGACACGGTCGCGCACGAGCTCGTGCATGCGCGCGATGCGGGGGTCGGCGAGGTCGCTCGGGTCGCCCGGCCCTGGGCCCGCAACGACGAGGTCCGCACCCGCGAAACTGCTGTCGGTGACGCTCCTCCACGACCGCACCTCCACGAGCATCCCCGCCGCCCGCAACTGGTGGGCGAGCATGGCACTGAATTCGTCCTCGGCGTCGATGATGACGGCACTGCGCCCGGCGAGTGTGGCGCCGCCGACCCCGGGCCGCGGATACTGCTGCGCCATCCAGAACCCGGCCAACCGTTCGTTGCGTGCGGCCAGCAGGGCCTCCGCCCCCGGAACATCCGCAAGGCGCGGCACCGTCTGTTTCGGGGCATCCGTCTCTCGCGGCAACGCCCCGATGGCACGCAGAATACCGGTGGCCTTCGCCCACGTCTCGGCCGTCTCCGACTCCGGGTCCGAGTGCCGCACGAGCGTCGCCCCGACGGGCACGCGCACCCGACTCCCGCCATCCGGCCGGCCGCTCACATAGGCGGTGCGGATGAGGATGGGCGCGTCGAGCGTGTGCGAGCCGTCTGGCTGCGCCTCGAAGAGGGCGAGCACGCCCGCGTAGTAGCCTCGGCCGCTCGTCTCGTGCCGCGCGATGACGGAGCAGGCGTTCTGCATGGGCGACCCGGTCACGGTGGGGGCGAACATCGAGTGCCGCAGCACGTCGACCGGGGCGAGCCGGGTGCGGCCCTTCAGCACGTACTCGGTGTGGGTGAGCGCCGCCATCTGCTTCACGAATGGCCCGTGGATGCGCCCTCCCTCGCCGCAGATCCGGCTCATCATCTTCATCTCCTCATCGACGACCATGAAGAGCTCCTCCGTCTCCTTCGCGTCCTGCAGGAAGCGCAGAAAGCCGTCCGGGTCGGGGCCACCCGCCGGGTGTCGGTAGGTGCCGCTGATGGGGTTCATGGTGGCGACCGCCGCACCGCCCGCAGGGTCGGGTTCGACGCTGATGTGCCGCTCCGGGCTGGCGCCGACAAGGGAGACGGATGCCGCCGGCGCGGTCAGACCGCCCGGCGCGTGCACCGCGAAGGTCCAGTAGGCGCCCCGCTCGGCGAGCAGCAGTTCGCGGAACCACGCCAGCACAGCGGCCCGCGGAGGCAGCTCGCTGGTCGCCTCGAAGTCGCGCCTGATCACGAAGTTGGCGCCCTGCCCTGCACCGATCTCGTCGTCGATGACGGTACGAACGATGCGCGCGTAGTCGGCGTCTGAGGTATCGAATGCCCCGTTTTGCAGCCGGCCCGGTCGGGCCTCCAGGCGCGCGAGGAGCTCGTCGACGGCGACCGTCTCCCGCTCGTCCACCAGGAGGCAGCGCAGCGGCGTGCCGTCATCCTTCGCCTCGAAGCCGCGCTCCGCGATCTGGCGGAACGGCACCAGCGCCAGCACATCGGCCGGCACCCCATCACGCGCCAGCGGGATCGCGTCGAGCGAGTCGACGTCGACGATGCTGCCGCCGAGCACGTGCACGAACGGCTCGTCATGACGGCGGATGAGAGCGAGAGGCGCATCGGATGCGAGCAGCCGGCTGAGCAGAGTGTCCATGGTCGTTCCCTGGGGTCGTGCGCCCCCAGGAACAAGAAAACCGCCCCTGAAGGCGGTCGGTTGATGTGTCGGTTCCGAAGCTCGCCTAGGAGGCGGGCCACGCGAACACGACAGACGAGATCATGGGCCGAGCATACACGAATGCCGGATGCCGCCACCCGGCAGACGTGACAGGCCCCGGATGCCGAAGGCGCGGCATGCGGAACATCCGCTCGCCGCGCCCCCGGTCAGGCTGCTGCTACTTCTTCTTGCCCCGTGCTATTTCTTCTTGCCTTGGGCCCTGCGCTGCGCACGGTTCACAGGCGCGGCGGTGCCGCCACCCTGTTGCTGCCCGAAGGCACCGCGCTGGCCCTGCTGGCCACCCTGCTGCGGCTGGCCCTGCTGGGCGCCCGCGAATGTGGGGCTCACAGCATCCTGCTGCTCCTTCAGGGCACGCGCCGTCGAGGCCTGGTCGATCTGGCCGCGCTGGTTGCGCACCTCCACCTCGCCGCCGTTGTCGGCGCTCGGCGCGGAGTAGCTGAGGCCCTGGTTCGGCGTCGACGGAGCCGACAGCCCCTTCGCCACCACCGCGGGGGCCGCAGCGGTGCCGCCCGCGGGCGTCACCTCGACCTCGAGGTTGAACAGGAAGCCGACCGACTCCTCGCGGATCTGCCCCATCATGCTCTGGTACAGGGCGAAACCCTCACGCTGGTACTCGACGAGCGGGTCGCGCTGTGCCATCGCGCGAAGGCCGATTCCGTCCTTCAGGTAGTCCATCTCGTAGAGGTGGTCGCGCCAGCGGCGGTCGATGACCGACAGCACGACGCGGCGCTCGAGCTCCCGCATGGCGGGGCTGCCGAGCGATTCCTCGCGCCTGTCGTAGGCGAGCTTCGCATCCGACATGATCTCGGAGCTGAGCATGTCGTGCGTGACCTTGCCGCGCGTTCCGGCCTCCTCGATCAGCTCGTCCGGCGTAATCGAGACCGGGTACAGGGTGCGCAGTTCCGTCCACAGGACGTCGAAGTCCCAGTCGTCTGCGTGGCCCTCGGAGGTGTGCTCGTCGATGACCTCCGTGACGACATCCTCCAGGAACTGCTGCGTGCGGTTCTGCAGGTCGTCACCCTCGAGGATGTGGCGGCGGTCACTGTAGATCGCCTCACGCTGACGGTTGAGCACATCGTCGTACTTGAGCACGTTCTTGCGGATCTCGGCGTTGCGGGCCTCGACCTGCGACTGGGCGCTGCGGATGGCCCGGCTCACGACCTTCGACTCGATCGCGATGTCATCCGGCACACTGCCGCGGCCCATGAGCGACTCTGCTGCCGCCGAGTTGAACAGGCGCATCAGGTCGTCAGTGAGCGACAGGTAGAAGCGGCTCTCGCCCGGGTCTCCCTGCCGGCCGGAACGACCGCGCAGCTGGTTGTCGATGCGTCGCGACTCGTGACGCTCCGTGCCGAGCACGTACAGGCCGCCGACCTCGATGACCTTGTCGGCCTCCGTCTTGACCTCCGCCGAGACGCGCGCGAAGACCTCATCCCACGCGGCCTCGTACTCCTCCGGGGTGTCGACGGGGCTCAGCCCGCGCTGGTTCATCTCCGCAACGGCGAGGAACTCTGCGTTGCCACCGAGCATGATGTCGGTACCACGGCCGGCCATGTTGGTGGCCACCGTCACAGAACCGACGCGACCCGCCTGCGCGACGATCGCCGCCTCGCGTGCGTGGTTCTTCGCGTTCAGCACCTCGTGCTTGACCCCGCGCTTGGCCAG
Coding sequences within it:
- a CDS encoding TadE/TadG family type IV pilus assembly protein, whose translation is MTGRVRALFRAERGSAPAEFVMVAALLTVLTLSVMQLALALHIRNTVLDAASEGARYASLADNELSDGARRTQELITTAIGPGYAGDVTVTSQTHLGHPAAVVTVRAPLPLIGLIGISHGLEVSGHAALETLE
- a CDS encoding type II secretion system F family protein, with the translated sequence MSSFATGLGPWALACGIALGVGLWTLLGMVPRFARPRLLARVAPHVSDVSEEAHAMQRARNAEAFPVLGALLGPVLARLRRILSSVLGGGASVELRLHQAGSRLTLEAFRSRQLVWGVIGLGTGTVLATVLGSLRPTPLILAVAVVIVAGVAGVLLCDWLLQRRAASRIARITAELPLVLEFLSLSLSAGEGILDALRRVAHVSRGELSGELGSVLAEVNTGLPLSESLTRCARQLQLPAFTRCVEQVTGALERGSPLAEVLRAQAQDARDDTKRHLLEVAGKKEVTMLIPLVFLILPITVIFAIFPGVFVLQLGF
- a CDS encoding type II secretion system F family protein; translation: MIDTSLERLVLPLALGIALGLGLLLMASPLLWPERQRRDSGTSRLMSTLAERLALAGLPSATPVMLLVASALLALLCGALVLAFVPVIALGLAAAVIGGMVPISVVTWRARARRRANRALWPDVVDHLVSAVRSGLSLPDALAALAHTGPLHSRAAFEEFERDYRSTANFSRCLDRLKQRLADPVADRILETLRMSREVGGSDLTAVLRNLSAYLRQEAAIRSEVEARQSWVVNAARLGAVAPWVVLLLLASRPEAALAYNSAGGVALIAGGLAVTVLAYRIMLAIGRLPEESRWFQ
- a CDS encoding CpaF family protein — its product is MSQAVSIITERVRERVRREGIDLGGDRELAGRLVRDEVRSYSERALAGTLPMLADEQGTARDVIASIVGLGPLQPLLDDPDIEEIWINAPDRVFVARGGVSEQTGIVLSPAQVRDLVERMLQSTGRRVDLSSPFVDASLPDSSRLHVTIPDVTREHWAVNIRKFTRRIAQLQALVELGSLTPLAAEFLRMCVLSGQNIVVSGATQAGKTTLLGALLSAARPSDRIVTVEETFELDVTARDVVAMQCRQPSLEGTGEITLRRLIKESLRMRPDRLVVGEVREAESLDLLIALNSGLPGACSVHANSAQDALAKLCILPLLAGRNIDASFVVPTVASVVDIVVHCELDRHGARRVTEIIAPTGEIDDGAILSTGIFSMRSGELAATGALPARMAKFRAAGLDPAVLLQPGTAAVAHAVTPVPVEETGAA
- a CDS encoding anthranilate synthase family protein, which translates into the protein MDTLLSRLLASDAPLALIRRHDEPFVHVLGGSIVDVDSLDAIPLARDGVPADVLALVPFRQIAERGFEAKDDGTPLRCLLVDERETVAVDELLARLEARPGRLQNGAFDTSDADYARIVRTVIDDEIGAGQGANFVIRRDFEATSELPPRAAVLAWFRELLLAERGAYWTFAVHAPGGLTAPAASVSLVGASPERHISVEPDPAGGAAVATMNPISGTYRHPAGGPDPDGFLRFLQDAKETEELFMVVDEEMKMMSRICGEGGRIHGPFVKQMAALTHTEYVLKGRTRLAPVDVLRHSMFAPTVTGSPMQNACSVIARHETSGRGYYAGVLALFEAQPDGSHTLDAPILIRTAYVSGRPDGGSRVRVPVGATLVRHSDPESETAETWAKATGILRAIGALPRETDAPKQTVPRLADVPGAEALLAARNERLAGFWMAQQYPRPGVGGATLAGRSAVIIDAEDEFSAMLAHQLRAAGMLVEVRSWRSVTDSSFAGADLVVAGPGPGDPSDLADPRIARMHELVRDRVASGLPLLAVCLSHQVLCLQLGLPIERLASPHQGLALRVPMPGGPATVGFYNTFTALAPAGVELPGVELSVDPRGQVHAVQGEGFASVQGHLESVLSLDGNAVLLGLVERLLGVREDAVVG
- the secA gene encoding preprotein translocase subunit SecA, whose translation is MANVLERVLRVGEGRTMRRLQRYAAAVNHLEDDFTELTDDELRNETTELRERYANGESLDDLLPEAFAAVREAAKRTLGMRHFDVQLMGGAALHLGNIAEMKTGEGKTLVATLAAYLNAIPSRGVHVITVNDYLASYQSELMGRIFRALGMTTGCIVSGQNPTVRREQYEADITYGTNNEFGFDYLRDNMAWQAADMVQRGHQFAVVDEVDSILIDEARTPLIISGPSSGEANRWFTEFAGLAKRLIPDVDYEVDEKKRTVGVLEPGIEKVEDYLGIDNLYESANTPLISFLNNSIKASALFKKDKDYVVMNGEVLIVDEHTGRILMGRRYNEGIHQAIEAKEGVAVKAENQTLATVTLQNYFRLYSKLSGMTGTAETEAAEFMSTYKLGVVAIPTNKPMLRMDKSDLVYKNEKVKFDQVVEDIVERHQKGQPVLVGTTSVEKSEYLSKLLAKRGVKHEVLNAKNHAREAAIVAQAGRVGSVTVATNMAGRGTDIMLGGNAEFLAVAEMNQRGLSPVDTPEEYEAAWDEVFARVSAEVKTEADKVIEVGGLYVLGTERHESRRIDNQLRGRSGRQGDPGESRFYLSLTDDLMRLFNSAAAESLMGRGSVPDDIAIESKVVSRAIRSAQSQVEARNAEIRKNVLKYDDVLNRQREAIYSDRRHILEGDDLQNRTQQFLEDVVTEVIDEHTSEGHADDWDFDVLWTELRTLYPVSITPDELIEEAGTRGKVTHDMLSSEIMSDAKLAYDRREESLGSPAMRELERRVVLSVIDRRWRDHLYEMDYLKDGIGLRAMAQRDPLVEYQREGFALYQSMMGQIREESVGFLFNLEVEVTPAGGTAAAPAVVAKGLSAPSTPNQGLSYSAPSADNGGEVEVRNQRGQIDQASTARALKEQQDAVSPTFAGAQQGQPQQGGQQGQRGAFGQQQGGGTAAPVNRAQRRAQGKKK